From the Corythoichthys intestinalis isolate RoL2023-P3 chromosome 15, ASM3026506v1, whole genome shotgun sequence genome, one window contains:
- the znf839 gene encoding zinc finger protein 839, producing MADNEDESGSGRTITAAEPPLSPAPVQTHAADSTRPEDDVPPAPVAATAETGECTPAETPAEPGESSPAVSAGQSDHPGEQPKAVVAETQLVDFLQTEQSILVGTEFASLGADMSNTTIIYVQPDGTLMEGSGLTPEEQQALLEQLSKQQVVQVSDSEAAQLLQHSQSVKGSPVQSVALNPNQLQQVISQVSSKSQQQQQQQQQVQTQEQPVNQIVQIQPPQQPVKQIVQVQTPPQQAVKQIVEVHTPQQPVKQLVQVQTPQQTVKHLVQVQTPQQAVRQLVQVQNASQQLKSVAQQVALQSSSSSSSSSSTVQVTPSKSEPVRIQIQAPPKQDLKPRPASQQQNNPQVTLSTNGSTQIIHIQPVVAQQGQQLFLQQNLSDTPIQLVLQGSTPVVSSLLPLVQKLPTPASATVTSASKTTPNPTVRLANVSLLKSNGTVVSLPAAVPSAQPGAPAAAGAPVAAGAPTVAKDREKEKARKQKKKEKKAVKVQTRSGRVSRPPKYKAKDYKFIKTEDLAESHQSDSDDYSDMSTEDEERKDAARDADSSLAYSHKSRHHPCQTCDKAYIGQGGLNRHYKLNPSHGEPEPEPVREAPSQSQGDDEQAPTLASETAEASSADADEEEEMEEKPDALETDKEPGPVAAVTGGFRGIYHRGPGRPRGRGRGRGRGRGRGRSLGAPPKFVQGSSGFMGRRGRRGRPPKLGSGVLSPELQGERRRERLQELVDQCEDEDLMDIVLPRLTKVLSVWEMLLAKVERTAPPRTHFPDIYREFESLQAQVRQAAQDYIVGPLGGGAAPLEIRNMEVARSLGILDEINRMKVLPGTPAVSSVSNKSSRYMENSKMLPPSKRFKMENSVPLQHNGIEKTVVTSATPVVTSVAPVTPTTTTPSTATTTETPPIPGEAKLQDPPADIPMEVTTAEQQVAEAPPPTPSEPAQKPPEAEKAAEPEKLPETCVVEEGQEIYIETDGLSDADGIVIVNGPDGTTMHIQTPQGVPLEAVQALLGIEAADPSKAS from the exons ATGGCGGACAACGAGGATGAGAGCGGCTCCGGGAGAACAATAACAGCCGCGGAACCTCCGCTCTCGCCGGCCCCGGTTCAGACCCACGCCGCAGACTCCACGCGGCCCGAGGACGACGTCCCACCGGCGCCTGTCGCCGCCACCGCCGAGACGGGCGAGTGTACGCCGGCCGAGACGCCCGCAGAGCCGGGGGAAAGCTCGCCCGCGGTATCCGCAGGGCAGAGCGACCATCCCGGGGAGCAGCCCAAAGCGGTGGTCGCCGAGACACAGTTGGTGGACTTTTTACAGACAGAACAAAGCATTCTGGTGGGTACCGAGTTCGCCAGCTTGGGCGCTGACATGAGCAACACCACCATCATCTACGTGCAACCGGACGGCACACTGATGGAGGGCTCCGGGCTGACCCCCGAGGAGCAACAGGCTCTACTGGAGCAGCTCAGCAAGCAGCAGGTGGTTCAGGTCTCGGACAGCGAGGCCGCCCAGTTGCTCCAGCACAGCCAGAGTGTCAAAGGCAGTCCAGTCCAAAGTGTGGCTCTCAACCCCAACCAGCTgcagcaagtcatcagccaggtGAGCAGCAAGTCccagcaacaacaacagcagcagcagcaggtcCAGACCCAGGAGCAGCCGGTCAATCAGATAGTCCAGATCCAGCCTCCTCAACAGCCGGTCAAGCAAATAGTCCAGGTCCAAACCCCGCCGCAGCAGGCGGTCAAACAAATAGTCGAGGTTCATACCCCGCAGCAGCCAGTCAAACAGCTAGTCCAGGTCCAGACACCGCAGCAGACTGTCAAGCACCTGGTTCAGGTCCAGACTCCGCAGCAGGCAGTAAGACAGCTAGTCCAAGTCCAGAATGCCTCCCAGCAGCTGAAGAGCGTTGCCCAGCAGGTTGCTTTGcagagcagcagcagcagtagtaGCAGCAGCAGCACAGTCCAGGTGACCCCTTCCAAG TCGGAACCAGTCCGAATCCAGATTCAAGCTCCTCCCAAACAGGACCTGAAGCCCCGCCCTGCATCCCAGCAGCAAAACAATCCACAGGTGACGCTGTCAACCAACGGCAGCACTCAGATCATCCACATCCAACCAGTGGTGGCTCAGCAGGGCCAGCAGTTATTCCTGCAGCAGAATTTGAGCGACACCCCCATCCAGCTGGTACTCCAGGGCTCCACGCCCGTGGTGAGTTCCCTGCTCCCATTGGTCCAAAAGTTGCCGACACCTGCATCCGCCACTGTCACCTCGGCCTCCAAGACAACTCCCAATCCCACAGTTAGGCTAGCCAATGTGTCGTTACTCAAAAGCAATGGCACTGTGGTGTCCCTCCCTGCTGCTGTGCCGTCAGCACAGCCCGGTGCCCCCGCGGCAGCAGGCGCCCCCGTTGCAGCAGGCGCGCCGACTGTAGCTAAGGATcgagaaaaagaaaaagctcGGAAGCAgaagaagaaagagaagaaggCTGTCAAGGTGCAGACCCGTTCAGGCCGAGTGTCCAGACCACCCAAGTACAAAGCCAAAGACTACAAATTCATCAAGACCGAGGACCTGGCCGAGAGCCACCAGTCTGACTCGGACGACTATTCGGACATGAGCACAGAGGATGAGGAAAGGAAGGATGCTGCCCGAGATGCCGACTCCTCGCTGGCCTACAGCCACAAGTCCAGGCACCACCCGTGCCAGACCTGCGACAAGGCCTATATTGGACAGGGAGGACTCAACCGCCACTACAAGCTCAACCCCAGTCACGGGGAGCCTGAGCCCGAGCCTGTCCGTGAAGCCCCGTCGCAAAGCCAGGGCGATGACGAGCAGGCACCAACGCTCGCCAGTGAGACGGCGGAGGCCAGTTCAGCGGATGCCGATGAAGAAGAGGAAATGGAGGAAAAACCTGATGCCTTGGAAACAGACAAG GAGCCAGGCCCAGTGGCGGCTGTGACTGGAGGATTCCGAGGCATCTACCACCGGGGTCCCGGCAGGCCCCGTGGCCGAGGACGGGGAAGAGGACGCGGGCGGGGCCGGGGCAGGTCCCTAGGAGCGCCACCTAAG TTTGTTCAGGGTTCGAGCGGCTTCATGGGCCGGCGGGGGCGCCGCGGAAGGCCCCCCAAGCTGGGCAGTGGCGTGCTGAGCCCTGAGCTTCAGGGGGAGAGGAGACGAGAGCGGCTGCAGGAG CTAGTGGATCAATGCGAGGACGAGGATCTGATGGACATCGTTCTTCCTCGGCTCACCAAAGTCTTAAGCGTGTGGGAGATGCTGCTTGCCAAG GTGGAGCGCACTGCTCCGCCTCGCACTCACTTCCCGGATATTTACcgcgagtttgagtcactgcaggCACAAGTGAGACAGGCCGCGCAGGATTACATCGTAGGCCCACTAGGAGGAGGAGCCGCACCATTGGAGATTAGGAACATGGAG GTGGCGCGTTCCCTGGGCATTCTCGACGAGATCAACCGGATGAAGGTTCTCCCCGGCACGCCGGCGGTCTCAAGTGTTAGCAACAAAAGTAGCCGTTACATGGAG AACTCAAAGATGCTGCCACCGTCCAAGCGTTTCAAGATGGAGAACAGTGTTCCTCTACAGCACAATGGGATTGAGAAAACAG TTGTGACCTCCGCTACCCCTGTGGTGACCTCGGTAGCCCCAGTGACACCGACAACGACGACGCCATCCACCGCCACCACGACGGAGACGCCGCCGATTCCCGGTGAAGCCAAACT CCAAGATCCTCCGGCCGACATCCCCATGGAGGTGACCACAGCTGAGCAGCAGGTGGCCGAGGCCCCTCCACCGACCCCGAGCGAGCCGGCCCAGAAGCCTCCGGAAGCAGAGAAAGCGGCAGAGCCTGAGAAACTTCCTGAAACATGTGTGGTCGAGGAGGGCCAGGAGATCTACATTGAGACGGACGGCCTGAGTGACGCGGACGGCATCGTCATCGTCAAC